ATCATGCGGCAACGTGGGATTTTTTGACGAAGTCAAGGCCAGCTGCCCCAAGAGAGGCAGAGCAACCCACCCAAGACTCTTCGATAAATGGCTCACTGGTTTCGATCACAATATTGACCCGCAGACGGCGAGGATCTGCATTAAGCCCCCACTGGTCGGCACACCATTGCAAGGTGGCTGTACCGATCAGCGATAGCGACCCCATGTCTTGATGAGGAATAGTCTGCTCTGCGGATACCGTTACCTGTTCTCCCATATTTTCCGACAAATGCGCATACAAATCAGGGTCACCAACGAGCCAGCTTCCTCCGTCACCATGGGTGACACGAACATCATCACCTGTCGTGGCAGCCGAGTATTGAAATACCTCGTCGTGATGACGGAAACGGCGCGTATTTTTCCCAGATGCAAAGTGGCCTTCGCTATCACGGACTGCGAACCAACGATCTCGGCTTATCCCTCGCTCATCAAGAGCCACCGAGGGAAGATCCTCGCCCCCCATCGACTTAACGGGATACCGTCGAATCCGAATAATCTTTCCCTCCACAGGAAAAAGATATCACCACAGGCCATTCATGCGGGATCGAAGATGAATATCTCTTCTATACTTTTTCCAAAGTATCTTGAAATCCTAAAAGCCAGAGGGAGCGAGGGGTCATACTTGTTCTTCTCAAGCGAGATTACAGTCTGGCGGGACACCTGCAGGGCTTCTGCTAAAGCACCCTGCGACACCCCTTTTAGTTTCCGCAGCTCGGAAATCCTGTTTTCCATATCAGGATTCCCGTCGACGTATAATTAAATAATTAATTGAAAGGGAAAATGCGGCAACTATCCCTATATGTACAGATGCAATGGGCGACAACTGAGGAATCACGCCCCAAACTCTTCCCAGTACATCAATCCACACAAGAAGGAACCCCATAGTCCAGAAACCTTGGACTGTAGCATCCTGAAACCACTTTGTTTCAACAGATTCCTCTGCCCTCTTGGCTTCCTTTTGCGCGCTTTTACTAGGCCAGATAGACCCAATGAACAAAAGGCCTACAGGAACACCAACTACGACCACTGAAACAAGAAACAACTCCCACGACCAGATCTGTTCACCACGGGCAGCTACGCAATGAAAGACCGCAGCAGAAAGCGCAGTGGCCGCTAAAAGACTAGGAGTTTCTTTGATGTCAAGTTTTTGCTCACAGTGATCCCCTACGTCGTCATGTAAAGGAAGCTTTACATGACGACGTAGGGGTGTCAACCATTTTTTACTGATGTGTGGCTAGTGGTTTTAATGTGTTG
This region of Dermatophilus congolensis genomic DNA includes:
- a CDS encoding helix-turn-helix transcriptional regulator, whose translation is MENRISELRKLKGVSQGALAEALQVSRQTVISLEKNKYDPSLPLAFRISRYFGKSIEEIFIFDPA
- a CDS encoding MOSC N-terminal beta barrel domain-containing protein, with translation MEGKIIRIRRYPVKSMGGEDLPSVALDERGISRDRWFAVRDSEGHFASGKNTRRFRHHDEVFQYSAATTGDDVRVTHGDGGSWLVGDPDLYAHLSENMGEQVTVSAEQTIPHQDMGSLSLIGTATLQWCADQWGLNADPRRLRVNIVIETSEPFIEESWVGCSASLGAAGLDFVKKSHVAA